The proteins below come from a single Papaver somniferum cultivar HN1 chromosome 11, ASM357369v1, whole genome shotgun sequence genomic window:
- the LOC113324558 gene encoding uncharacterized protein LOC113324558: MGGLTQNSRYKSATLPVLTLTDINLPGRLSLRFPSSSRFICTTRQLKASEERDSSSPEEEVQKYEEPVRKDLVSEDVVNDDGVGGAQNHSSDEDAIDEPRVLSPSQVIDAPAQEGETFVDPFILELFHAINQKVARKWVDFNVDVSGFHFSSKQKKLVQRDLPKKQRFVPQYFPSRWNDFVQAIESYEGFVHKKGRFGSRFTHPEFKVGTPHLI, translated from the exons ATGGGCGGGCTTACTCAAAACTCTAGATATAAAAGCGCCACTCTCCCGGTACTCACATTAACCGACATAAACCTTCCTGGTCGTCTCTCTCTTAGGTTTCCATCTTCGTCTCGGTTCATATGCACTACTAGGCAATTGAAAG CTTCTGAAGAACGAGATTCTTCTTCCCCAGAAGAAGAAGTCCAGAAATACGAGGAGCCTGTCCGTAAAGATTTAG TCTCTGAAGACGTCGTAAATGATGACGGAGTGGGAGGTGCTCAAAATCACT CCTCCGACGAAGATGCGATAGATGAACCTAGAGTGCTATCTCCATCTCAAG TTATTGATGCACCTGCACAAGAAGGCGAAACTTTCGTAGATCCGTTTATCTTGGAGCTCTTTCACGCTATAAACCAAAAAGTTGCGAGAAAATGGGTTGATTTCAATGTTGATGTTAGTGGTTTCCATTTTTCAAGTAAGCAGAAGAAACTGGTCCAACGGGACTTACCAAAAAAGCAACGCTTTGTTCCACAGTATTTTCCATCAAGATGGAATGACTTTGTACAGGCCATTGAATCATAT GAAGGTTTTGTACATAAAAAGGGTCGCTTTGGTTCAAGATTTACTCATCCTGAGTTCAAAGTCGGAACTCCGCATTTGATTTAA